Proteins from a genomic interval of Bacillus methanolicus:
- a CDS encoding conjugal transfer protein: MKPKILRTYNSVWKVEKVLYGIQDIPLPIPLTYRQIGFFAGGVMLVWILNHFPPFSLLHLELIEYIFLPGLFAWFFTKQLLDGKAPHRFFIRVVQYHLSPHLFNRYKEVSDVKKPYQYASLVGYRQLSYHERDEADEHRISD, translated from the coding sequence ATGAAACCTAAAATTCTACGCACCTATAACAGCGTGTGGAAAGTAGAGAAGGTTTTGTACGGGATTCAAGATATCCCTCTGCCGATACCTCTCACGTATCGGCAGATTGGATTCTTTGCGGGTGGAGTGATGCTGGTATGGATTCTGAATCACTTTCCCCCTTTCAGTTTACTTCATTTGGAGTTGATTGAATATATCTTTTTGCCGGGGTTATTCGCGTGGTTTTTTACCAAACAGTTATTAGATGGAAAAGCACCTCATCGTTTCTTTATAAGAGTCGTGCAATATCATCTATCGCCACACCTATTCAATCGATATAAAGAAGTGTCAGACGTAAAGAAGCCTTATCAATATGCCAGCTTAGTTGGCTATCGTCAACTAAGCTACCATGAGAGGGATGAAGCTGATGAACATCGAATTTCCGATTAA
- a CDS encoding conjugal transfer protein, producing MPDPKAVKEPKKNKKDPPKAKVENAGPYEKYFVVPVKTDGQSFVVHKIPYFIATPKKPDIVASRTVNQADTVNDSVLQHEITSFLRTFFKVFTTGTQEELSYYTKDDPIPSMSGIMTFQEVKNIVIKKGKNDTDYLVNATVVFQENQSKAKVVYPYQLRLMKEEDRWFVKEMKNQ from the coding sequence CTGCCTGATCCGAAAGCTGTTAAAGAACCGAAGAAGAACAAAAAAGATCCACCAAAAGCCAAAGTAGAAAATGCTGGTCCGTATGAAAAATATTTCGTCGTTCCAGTTAAAACCGATGGACAATCATTTGTAGTCCATAAGATTCCGTATTTTATCGCAACTCCTAAAAAGCCAGATATTGTCGCCTCTAGAACAGTCAACCAAGCAGATACAGTAAACGACTCAGTCCTTCAACATGAAATCACCTCATTTCTCCGTACTTTCTTCAAAGTCTTCACAACAGGAACCCAAGAGGAGCTATCCTATTACACCAAAGATGATCCTATTCCATCTATGAGTGGCATTATGACTTTTCAAGAAGTGAAAAACATCGTGATTAAAAAAGGTAAGAATGATACCGATTATCTAGTGAACGCAACCGTGGTTTTTCAAGAAAATCAATCGAAAGCAAAGGTTGTTTATCCGTATCAGTTACGTCTTATGAAAGAAGAAGATCGTTGGTTTGTTAAAGAAATGAAAAATCAATAA
- a CDS encoding conjugal transfer protein, protein MKKREYPKTVLRKKVIEGAFWTGFMFVLFLSVVAIIRVGNVGADANEQKSVQKVINEQNLAVGEGAQSFAENFAAEYFDWQNTDEGKKKRVERLQPYLATGLDEQAGLSFDGMEWNSTLTKSQVWNVEETGEDTALITLRVMHQLKKQHCLIRKLLKNRRRTKKIHQKPK, encoded by the coding sequence ATGAAGAAGCGTGAGTATCCGAAAACCGTGTTGAGAAAAAAGGTTATCGAAGGCGCTTTTTGGACCGGATTTATGTTCGTATTGTTCTTGTCAGTAGTAGCGATCATCCGTGTAGGAAATGTTGGTGCTGATGCGAATGAACAAAAGTCGGTTCAAAAGGTCATAAATGAACAAAATCTTGCAGTTGGTGAAGGTGCTCAGTCTTTTGCAGAGAATTTCGCCGCCGAATATTTCGATTGGCAGAATACCGATGAAGGTAAGAAAAAGCGTGTTGAGCGATTGCAGCCGTATCTTGCTACTGGATTGGATGAGCAAGCTGGATTATCATTTGACGGAATGGAATGGAACAGTACCTTAACGAAATCGCAAGTTTGGAATGTGGAAGAAACAGGGGAAGATACCGCGTTGATTACGCTGCGGGTGATGCACCAACTAAAAAAACAACACTGCCTGATCCGAAAGCTGTTAAAGAACCGAAGAAGAACAAAAAAGATCCACCAAAAGCCAAAGTAG
- a CDS encoding replication-relaxation family protein, with the protein MVKRIGEKEEELFVLLHDLVFIDVEYLEKYIFVHPDGKPYSRAWISRQMKALEQEGYIKSFPVAKATTRGNDRLVYTLDTKGVQEVKEILGDADWDSRWTQRTPTYVFHSLRMSHIQAAFATKKDDLFIFKEFFSERRAFRNYGEVTKDKQGKEHQPSNTVIRPDGAFVLERTVNNQKVQFLFFVELERSRQRIDVTLNKIRRYNEYVRKRAFENDVIFGDAIKIVRVLFVSNNDTERNQLLENAKKADSREIEKIGGALLFATYDDVIADPYGAIWKAAHSTDVNKLYALYNRIE; encoded by the coding sequence TTGGTCAAAAGAATAGGTGAGAAAGAAGAAGAGTTATTTGTTTTGTTACATGATCTCGTTTTCATTGATGTAGAGTACCTAGAAAAATACATTTTCGTGCATCCAGATGGAAAGCCGTATTCAAGAGCGTGGATTTCTCGCCAAATGAAGGCGTTGGAACAAGAAGGGTACATCAAGTCCTTTCCAGTCGCTAAAGCGACTACGCGCGGTAATGATCGGTTGGTATACACATTAGATACAAAAGGTGTACAAGAAGTGAAAGAGATTTTAGGTGATGCGGATTGGGATTCAAGATGGACACAGCGTACACCTACGTATGTGTTTCATTCATTACGGATGTCACATATTCAGGCTGCCTTTGCTACAAAAAAAGACGACTTATTCATCTTTAAGGAGTTTTTTTCAGAACGACGTGCTTTCCGTAATTACGGTGAAGTGACAAAGGATAAGCAAGGAAAAGAGCATCAACCCTCTAATACCGTGATTCGTCCTGATGGGGCATTTGTGTTAGAAAGAACTGTGAATAATCAAAAAGTTCAATTTCTCTTTTTTGTAGAATTGGAGCGTAGCCGACAGCGAATCGATGTGACGCTCAATAAGATTCGTCGTTATAACGAGTATGTTCGAAAAAGAGCTTTTGAGAATGACGTGATTTTTGGTGATGCTATCAAGATCGTACGTGTGTTGTTCGTCTCGAACAATGATACCGAACGGAATCAGTTGCTGGAAAATGCAAAAAAGGCTGATTCACGCGAAATTGAGAAGATCGGCGGGGCGTTATTGTTCGCGACTTATGATGACGTCATCGCTGATCCATACGGAGCTATTTGGAAAGCAGCCCATTCAACGGATGTAAACAAACTTTATGCTTTGTATAACCGTATTGAATAG
- a CDS encoding ATP-binding protein has protein sequence MRYHLLPFLIPKEGKVYELKTTMDAKILYFKDETAWVTMLSFLQQPWYRRLIKQDWISWEIVANKDEIRYFVWVPNEHVGRAFKSKYYAEHPEVEIVEVEDCNIDFSRPHAGTKLFTESHWTIPIKTYHNEVVDTQSELIEFLDSLEEGQEIHMQFLVQPAYGTEKDFRGIVRQFHKQGAADESLEKDNELYLSAIEGKSTRVLSRLSIKVVAFGRNKKDAKTLIKSVKGSIGTFSSGRLNQLKGREWWWFRTIRPLFRWEFKNRIYSMERMKNRVILGTEEMAAIMRLPSEKVQNNKLNRLKMRSTPLPKELNHAKFDPNLTISLGVHSYHGQKTNVMFDLATLRYHAAIIGMSGMGKSTVMYNLVEDLIKLDGAGTSIGGTVIDPHGDLCQDIAARIPPEKQHLVRYIKFSEGDIPFNVYDVDFAASEDKIAQTVAEVLKRTWKDFWGPNIDDNFLNGGIALQRIGEASLPNLQRLLSDFEYRESVLERLDRSDPIENDLYLYFSKLQELQDRELQQKTNSTLNKLRKITLSGVMGKMLRAKTNGLRFRESMDQGRITLLDLSELTSDEKKLIGSMCLTFAELAGKSRADVPAAERDKLPYHFVMVDEAPALMEHSKDAIESFASELRKYKTSIILGMQGLKGQVPPEVSDAIFRNFGTFVSLRLGNPEDAQLVNRSMPSGILKDSDYLNIEPYHGYMRMQVGNERTRPFLIRMKEPGPALYADSISDIKKRTLDEAMEYEKKFHAIETVTEDRQEEEEVQDYDSYLVSNEGVAQDEDSVDSLNDIENEKKQLKQPDSDESSIEQEKGRDGSSKKEKISVDDLLV, from the coding sequence TTGAGGTATCATTTGCTGCCGTTTTTGATTCCGAAAGAGGGTAAAGTGTATGAGCTGAAGACGACGATGGATGCTAAAATTTTGTACTTCAAAGATGAAACAGCATGGGTGACGATGTTAAGTTTTTTACAGCAACCGTGGTATAGACGGTTAATTAAGCAAGATTGGATTAGCTGGGAGATTGTAGCTAACAAAGATGAGATTCGCTATTTTGTTTGGGTTCCTAATGAACATGTGGGGAGAGCGTTTAAGAGCAAATACTATGCAGAACATCCTGAGGTTGAGATTGTGGAAGTGGAGGATTGTAACATCGATTTTTCTCGTCCTCATGCTGGTACTAAGCTATTCACCGAAAGTCATTGGACAATTCCCATTAAGACCTATCACAACGAGGTAGTTGATACGCAATCCGAGCTAATTGAGTTTCTTGATAGTTTGGAGGAAGGGCAAGAGATACACATGCAGTTTCTTGTACAGCCTGCTTATGGAACAGAGAAGGATTTTAGAGGGATTGTTCGTCAGTTTCATAAGCAGGGGGCAGCTGATGAATCGCTTGAGAAGGATAACGAGCTTTATTTGTCAGCGATTGAGGGGAAATCAACGAGGGTTTTATCTAGGTTGAGTATCAAAGTTGTGGCGTTTGGAAGAAATAAGAAAGATGCTAAAACTTTGATTAAGAGCGTGAAAGGATCCATTGGTACTTTTTCTAGTGGGCGTTTGAATCAGCTGAAAGGGCGTGAATGGTGGTGGTTCAGAACGATTCGACCTTTGTTCCGGTGGGAGTTTAAGAATCGAATCTACTCGATGGAGCGCATGAAAAATCGTGTTATTCTCGGTACAGAGGAAATGGCAGCGATTATGCGCCTTCCAAGTGAGAAGGTTCAAAACAATAAGTTGAATCGCTTGAAAATGCGTTCTACACCATTACCGAAAGAACTGAATCATGCAAAGTTTGATCCAAATTTGACCATTTCTCTTGGTGTTCATAGCTATCATGGTCAAAAAACAAATGTAATGTTCGACCTTGCGACGCTTCGTTATCATGCAGCTATCATTGGAATGTCAGGGATGGGGAAATCCACCGTTATGTATAACTTGGTGGAGGACTTGATTAAACTTGACGGTGCTGGTACTTCGATTGGCGGTACAGTTATTGATCCGCACGGAGATTTATGCCAGGATATTGCAGCTCGTATTCCACCGGAGAAACAGCATCTTGTTCGGTACATCAAGTTTTCAGAAGGGGATATTCCTTTCAACGTTTATGATGTGGATTTTGCAGCATCTGAAGATAAAATCGCTCAAACGGTTGCGGAAGTTCTAAAGCGTACTTGGAAGGATTTCTGGGGACCGAATATTGATGATAATTTTTTGAATGGTGGAATCGCCTTGCAGCGTATCGGGGAAGCGAGCTTGCCGAATTTACAGCGGCTTTTGAGTGATTTTGAATATCGTGAAAGTGTGTTGGAGCGTTTAGATCGGTCTGATCCTATCGAAAATGATTTGTATTTGTATTTTTCTAAGTTGCAAGAGCTTCAAGATCGTGAGCTTCAGCAGAAAACTAATTCGACACTGAATAAGCTACGGAAAATCACTTTATCCGGTGTCATGGGGAAAATGCTGCGTGCAAAAACAAATGGTTTGCGCTTTCGAGAAAGCATGGATCAAGGACGTATTACTCTTTTGGATTTATCAGAATTGACAAGTGATGAAAAAAAATTGATTGGCTCCATGTGTCTGACGTTTGCGGAGCTTGCTGGTAAAAGTCGCGCTGATGTACCAGCAGCAGAGCGTGATAAGCTGCCATATCATTTTGTGATGGTGGATGAAGCGCCGGCTTTGATGGAACATAGCAAAGATGCGATTGAATCTTTTGCTTCCGAGCTTCGAAAGTACAAAACTTCGATTATTCTTGGGATGCAGGGATTGAAAGGGCAAGTTCCTCCAGAAGTTTCGGATGCTATCTTTCGGAATTTCGGAACTTTCGTTTCCTTGAGGTTAGGGAATCCAGAAGATGCACAATTGGTTAATCGGTCGATGCCTTCTGGAATCTTGAAAGACAGCGATTATTTGAACATTGAGCCATATCACGGCTATATGCGAATGCAAGTTGGAAATGAGCGGACACGTCCTTTCTTAATCCGTATGAAAGAGCCAGGTCCGGCTTTATATGCAGATTCCATTTCAGACATAAAGAAACGTACGCTTGATGAAGCGATGGAGTATGAAAAGAAATTCCATGCAATTGAAACTGTTACTGAAGATCGACAAGAGGAAGAAGAAGTTCAGGATTACGATTCATATTTAGTGTCGAATGAGGGAGTGGCACAAGACGAGGATTCAGTAGATTCGTTGAATGATATTGAAAATGAAAAGAAACAGCTTAAACAACCAGATTCTGATGAGTCTTCAATTGAACAGGAGAAAGGCAGGGATGGAAGTTCTAAAAAAGAGAAAATTAGCGTTGATGATTTGTTGGTGTAG
- a CDS encoding primase C-terminal domain-containing protein, with amino-acid sequence MEALKIIDERLDYTQMDIIRFMIHGALFEGDPSHWSVEERKREKVREKAREVGVIHVTYSKEHLMNGQSIVVSSFGTLERQMDRFSHWTPQVYMWGKRNNVGRNAENLRFITCIGVEIDKKISIQEIHYAAAMLGLPSPNLILSTPRGMQWFYVLSSPFAGSHKARRAGKFVAEEVKQAFVNAVGADAGANPLGYFRFPKEDNIEFFYAKPVNTEWLLTWAKDRSRKAKRPAAVKGKHQSRIFGQAGIMDDPAIQAIIQNVMIKGSKGVLGRNNAIFTLSLAMKYEGKTEEEIYNQMDEWNSQLKHPIPNREVRAIIKSAMKSDYKAPGKAYVEELAGVKMEYRFCIRTPKKPREERKRSHLYEREQDIIDYLEAHCTANEPYIQGSIRELAKLFGMAKQSFQAVLERSKKIIKKTFGRGKNAKTYITCRNVLVKSHKAMMKTFVSNKEMGVVESSQLCEKSVVRFSQRMMHIRKDSPLEPDG; translated from the coding sequence ATGGAAGCACTGAAAATCATTGATGAAAGACTAGACTATACTCAAATGGATATCATTCGTTTTATGATACATGGAGCTTTGTTTGAAGGGGACCCATCGCATTGGAGTGTTGAAGAACGGAAAAGAGAAAAAGTACGAGAAAAGGCACGTGAAGTTGGGGTGATCCATGTTACATATAGTAAGGAACATCTGATGAACGGCCAATCGATTGTTGTTAGTAGTTTTGGGACACTTGAGCGCCAGATGGATCGTTTCAGTCATTGGACACCACAAGTCTATATGTGGGGTAAACGTAACAATGTCGGCCGGAACGCTGAGAATTTGCGCTTTATTACATGTATCGGTGTTGAGATTGATAAAAAGATCAGTATACAAGAAATCCATTATGCGGCAGCTATGCTTGGATTGCCTTCTCCTAACTTAATTTTATCAACACCTCGAGGCATGCAATGGTTTTATGTTTTATCATCACCGTTTGCCGGAAGCCATAAAGCACGTCGAGCCGGAAAATTTGTTGCAGAAGAGGTGAAACAAGCTTTTGTTAACGCTGTAGGAGCAGATGCTGGTGCGAATCCTTTAGGTTATTTTCGTTTTCCAAAAGAAGACAATATTGAATTTTTTTATGCTAAGCCGGTGAACACAGAATGGTTACTCACATGGGCGAAAGATCGATCTCGAAAAGCCAAAAGACCAGCTGCAGTAAAAGGGAAACATCAAAGCCGAATTTTTGGACAAGCTGGTATTATGGATGACCCAGCGATTCAAGCCATTATTCAAAACGTGATGATTAAAGGTTCAAAAGGTGTATTAGGGCGTAATAACGCGATTTTCACCCTTTCTTTAGCCATGAAATATGAGGGGAAAACAGAAGAAGAAATCTATAATCAGATGGATGAATGGAATTCACAACTGAAGCATCCGATTCCGAATCGCGAGGTCCGAGCGATTATTAAAAGTGCCATGAAATCAGACTATAAGGCTCCAGGCAAGGCCTATGTCGAGGAATTGGCCGGTGTGAAAATGGAATATAGATTTTGTATTCGTACACCTAAAAAACCGCGTGAGGAGCGAAAGAGAAGTCATTTGTATGAGCGTGAACAAGATATTATCGACTATCTTGAAGCACATTGCACGGCTAATGAACCTTATATACAAGGTTCCATCCGTGAGTTAGCAAAGCTTTTTGGAATGGCCAAACAAAGTTTTCAAGCTGTTTTGGAACGGTCGAAAAAGATTATCAAAAAAACATTTGGCCGTGGTAAGAATGCTAAAACGTATATTACTTGTCGTAACGTCTTGGTAAAAAGCCATAAGGCTATGATGAAAACTTTTGTTTCAAACAAAGAAATGGGTGTCGTAGAATCGTCTCAACTTTGTGAGAAATCCGTCGTTCGGTTTTCCCAAAGAATGATGCACATTAGAAAGGATTCCCCTCTTGAGCCTGATGGATAA
- a CDS encoding ParM/StbA family protein: MNLRLAAIDIGNDAVKAYLGNIENSIYIPNVIAEIKNRDIIEMEKDPLNALHVEITSSALKQKHGYYAVGKLAAKYPNNDELTPDVDKSESDQPIVLLLTTLAYDAVKHFPEKDGVIEATYLLSTGLPLDETKRGKTKDFRKKLKTAQHEVRFLQTPNLQGKTVHIKFEQVLVNTEGYAAYIDLTTNNDGSTKNEELFGKTILINDIGGLSTDSAIITSESEVDNEYSDGIKKGVSTYLDNIIRKVYTKYKYNIKSRRALVEIITNENPEEQYHIWVDGNRVSIKDIVDEELGTLAKEEYKLIKNIWHNVPEIRLSYQIGGGSLILRPYLTELNQQDKNYPLRFVSKEDSIWMIARAYFKILLMYCNSKGIEAAATAE; encoded by the coding sequence ATGAATCTAAGGCTAGCTGCTATTGATATTGGAAATGATGCTGTCAAAGCATATCTAGGAAACATAGAGAATTCTATTTATATTCCTAATGTAATCGCAGAGATAAAAAATCGAGACATTATTGAAATGGAAAAAGATCCATTAAATGCTCTACATGTAGAGATTACTTCATCAGCTTTAAAACAAAAGCATGGTTATTATGCGGTTGGAAAACTTGCTGCCAAATACCCAAATAACGATGAGCTAACGCCAGATGTAGATAAATCTGAAAGTGACCAACCTATTGTTTTGTTATTAACAACACTTGCTTATGATGCAGTAAAACATTTTCCTGAAAAAGATGGCGTGATAGAAGCTACATATCTTTTATCTACCGGATTACCTCTAGATGAAACAAAAAGAGGAAAAACGAAAGATTTTCGAAAAAAACTAAAAACTGCTCAACATGAAGTTAGATTCTTACAAACTCCTAATCTTCAAGGAAAGACTGTTCACATTAAATTTGAACAAGTACTTGTGAATACGGAAGGCTATGCCGCCTATATTGATCTCACTACAAATAATGATGGTTCAACGAAAAATGAAGAACTGTTTGGCAAAACAATCTTAATTAATGATATTGGTGGTCTATCCACTGATTCTGCTATTATCACAAGTGAATCTGAAGTTGATAATGAATATAGTGATGGTATTAAAAAAGGTGTTTCCACATATTTAGACAATATTATTCGGAAAGTCTATACAAAATATAAATACAACATTAAAAGCCGAAGAGCTCTTGTAGAAATCATTACAAATGAAAATCCGGAGGAACAATATCATATTTGGGTGGATGGAAATCGTGTTTCTATTAAAGATATAGTGGATGAAGAACTTGGAACACTAGCTAAAGAAGAATACAAATTAATTAAGAATATCTGGCATAACGTTCCAGAGATTCGCCTGTCCTATCAGATTGGTGGCGGCTCGCTTATTCTCCGTCCATATTTAACAGAACTGAACCAACAGGATAAAAACTATCCTCTGCGCTTTGTATCAAAAGAAGACAGCATTTGGATGATTGCTCGAGCATATTTCAAGATTTTATTGATGTACTGTAATAGCAAAGGAATTGAAGCTGCTGCCACAGCTGAGTGA